A single Curtobacterium sp. MCJR17_020 DNA region contains:
- a CDS encoding glycerophosphodiester phosphodiesterase family protein, which produces MTLVIAHRGASGYRPEHSRSAYELAIELGADAIEPDLVPTKDGVLVLRHENEVSGTTDVADHPEFRHLRTTKAVDGQSLSGWFTEDFTWAELQTLRTRERLPALRPGSAEHDGEEPILRLEDLLAILDAAPRPVGLVAEVKHAAFFDRAGFPMGELVDRTLGDAGWRRDERLTVESFEKGVLRDLRERHTGGRLVYLQEARGSAADEVASHGSLAPTYAAERSEDALASFATEFHGISVDLGTLMAGVDSVALEDPTPVRSAIVDRAHAVGLAVYTWTLRPENRFLPGPLRRGGDVAAFGDWERWYTSVIRTGLDGVFADHTDLAVLARSAVGGPA; this is translated from the coding sequence ATGACCCTCGTGATCGCCCACCGCGGTGCGTCCGGCTACCGCCCCGAGCACTCGCGGAGCGCGTACGAACTCGCCATCGAGCTCGGTGCCGACGCGATCGAGCCGGACCTGGTGCCCACGAAGGACGGCGTGCTCGTGCTCCGCCACGAGAACGAGGTGTCCGGCACCACCGACGTCGCGGACCACCCGGAGTTCCGGCACCTGCGCACGACGAAGGCCGTCGACGGCCAGAGCCTGTCCGGCTGGTTCACCGAGGACTTCACCTGGGCCGAGCTGCAGACGCTCCGCACCCGGGAACGTCTGCCCGCCCTGCGGCCCGGGTCGGCCGAGCACGACGGCGAGGAGCCGATCCTGCGCCTCGAGGACCTGCTCGCGATCCTCGACGCCGCGCCTCGTCCGGTCGGGCTGGTCGCCGAGGTCAAGCACGCGGCGTTCTTCGACCGCGCGGGCTTCCCGATGGGCGAACTCGTCGACCGCACGCTCGGTGACGCCGGGTGGCGCCGTGACGAGCGGCTCACGGTCGAGAGCTTCGAGAAGGGCGTGCTCCGCGACCTGCGCGAGCGGCACACGGGTGGTCGGCTGGTGTACCTCCAGGAGGCCCGTGGCAGTGCCGCCGACGAGGTCGCGTCCCACGGATCGCTCGCCCCCACCTACGCTGCGGAGCGTTCCGAGGACGCGCTCGCGTCGTTCGCGACCGAGTTCCACGGCATCAGCGTCGACCTCGGCACGCTGATGGCCGGGGTGGACAGCGTCGCGCTCGAGGACCCGACGCCGGTCCGGAGCGCGATCGTCGACCGTGCGCACGCCGTGGGCCTCGCGGTGTACACGTGGACGCTCCGACCGGAGAACCGGTTCCTGCCCGGGCCGCTGCGCCGCGGTGGGGACGTCGCGGCCTTCGGCGACTGGGAGCGCTGGTACACCTCGGTGATCCGGACCGGCCTCGACGGGGTGTTCGCGGACCACACCGACCTGGCGGTCCTCGCCCGGTCGGCTGTCGGGGGTCCCGCTTAG
- a CDS encoding DUF817 domain-containing protein: protein MTVRSLSTAVEARIDRAARRLLDAGHQPHRPVRLFVTEFLVFGAKQAWACAFGALLLGSMAVASLTVPAAFRNDALTVVAVLLQLGMLVFGLETVRELRVVLLFHVVGTAMEVFKTHMGSWSYEPGGLFVIAGVPLFSGFMYGAVGSYMVRVYRLFDLRFDRYPRQWLLAVVAAGVYLNFFGHHFLPDARWVLLALVVLLFARTTMHVRIHRATMRMPVLVAMGLVAVFIWFAENVATWAGAWSYPAQLAVWHPVAPTKIVAWFLLMTISVALVTWLYPALPSGSARWTADSRRLRGARAAGAHRLPSSGPPGPRPLAANPQPSATERT, encoded by the coding sequence ATGACCGTCCGATCGCTCTCCACCGCCGTCGAGGCCAGGATCGACCGTGCCGCCCGCCGACTGCTCGACGCCGGGCACCAGCCGCACCGGCCCGTCCGGCTGTTCGTCACCGAGTTCCTGGTGTTCGGCGCGAAGCAGGCGTGGGCGTGCGCGTTCGGGGCACTGCTGCTCGGTTCGATGGCCGTGGCCTCGCTGACCGTGCCGGCGGCGTTCCGGAACGACGCGCTGACCGTCGTGGCGGTGCTGCTGCAGCTCGGCATGCTCGTGTTCGGGCTCGAGACCGTGCGGGAACTCCGGGTCGTCCTGCTCTTCCACGTCGTCGGCACCGCCATGGAGGTCTTCAAGACGCACATGGGCTCGTGGTCGTACGAACCCGGCGGGCTGTTCGTGATCGCCGGGGTTCCGCTGTTCTCCGGGTTCATGTACGGCGCGGTCGGGTCGTACATGGTCCGCGTGTACCGCCTGTTCGACCTGCGGTTCGACCGGTACCCGCGGCAGTGGCTGCTCGCCGTCGTCGCTGCCGGCGTGTACCTGAACTTCTTCGGGCACCACTTCCTGCCCGACGCCCGCTGGGTCCTGCTCGCACTCGTCGTGCTGCTCTTCGCCCGCACGACCATGCACGTCCGGATCCACCGAGCGACGATGCGCATGCCGGTGCTCGTCGCCATGGGACTCGTCGCCGTGTTCATCTGGTTCGCCGAGAACGTCGCGACCTGGGCCGGAGCCTGGAGCTACCCCGCGCAGCTCGCCGTCTGGCACCCGGTGGCCCCGACGAAGATCGTCGCGTGGTTCCTGCTCATGACGATCTCGGTCGCGCTCGTCACCTGGCTCTACCCGGCGCTGCCGTCCGGCTCGGCGCGTTGGACGGCGGACTCTCGACGACTTCGAGGCGCGCGCGCAGCGGGTGCCCATAGGCTGCCGTCGTCAGGGCCTCCGGGCCCGCGTCCGCTCGCCGCGAATCCTCAGCCTTCCGCGACCGAGCGCACCTAG
- a CDS encoding UvrD-helicase domain-containing protein, with amino-acid sequence MTIVLDPFESTPEPGAGARAYEDPFTAGLNPQQKEAVEYRGESLLIVAGAGSGKTSVLTRRIALLLANREAWPSQILAITFTNKAAAEMRERVRALVGGESDGMWISTFHSACVRILRREAERFGFAQSFTIYDSADSKALLKRIIKDLEADTLGLTVGAAASKISKLKNELQDIDSYARNINVNDPQEVMFTEVFRRYTNDLRRANAFDFDDLIGQTVFLFRAFPEVAALYQRRFRFILVDEYQDTNHAQYSLIRELTRPVPVEQVDKLEDSGQHVARMRERDGSIAGASLTVVGDSDQSIYAFRGADIRNIVEFERDFPNSKVILLEQNYRSTQTILDAANAVIANNFDRQAKNLFTDVGAGEKIVGFTGYTGHDEAQFVADEIQRLREDGMDYRDMAVFYRTNSQTRALEEIFIRAAIPYRVLGGTKFYERAEIKDAMAYLITVANPADPMALRRVLNVPKRGIGSVTETTLQRYADEHETTMRDALRHAGELGFGPKVRNAITEFAALLDSVSEKAPTQPVVDTLTQLLDGSHLLENLRKSPDAQDAARADNIDELVAVTREFQKNNPEGTLTDFLTEVSLVAAADELDDSSGTVSLMTLHTAKGLEYEAVFLTGVEEDLLPHRMSANEPGGPSEERRLFYVGITRAKKVLFLSLAMTRAQFGDVNVAMPSRFLQEIPEGLIEWKQSPGMANSRGGTQPRALNAKREGGIGGGGGGYRGGGGWGGGSYDRAAAASKTRPKTEWANRVSGQVRDNGDMELVAGDRIKHVDFGEGTVSAVTGQGAKRIAEIAFDSAGRKKLLIKIAPIEKL; translated from the coding sequence ATGACGATCGTGCTCGACCCCTTCGAATCGACGCCCGAGCCGGGCGCCGGTGCCCGTGCGTACGAAGACCCGTTCACCGCGGGTCTGAACCCCCAGCAGAAGGAAGCCGTCGAGTACCGCGGCGAGTCCCTGCTGATCGTGGCCGGTGCCGGATCCGGCAAGACGAGCGTCCTCACGCGCCGCATCGCGTTGCTGCTCGCCAACCGTGAAGCCTGGCCGTCGCAGATCCTCGCGATCACCTTCACGAACAAGGCCGCGGCCGAGATGCGTGAGCGCGTCCGGGCCCTGGTGGGTGGCGAGTCCGACGGCATGTGGATCTCGACGTTCCACTCGGCGTGCGTGCGCATCCTCCGGCGCGAGGCCGAGCGGTTCGGGTTCGCGCAGTCGTTCACGATCTACGACTCCGCCGACTCCAAGGCCCTGCTGAAGCGGATCATCAAGGACCTCGAGGCGGACACGCTCGGACTCACGGTGGGCGCCGCGGCGTCGAAGATCTCGAAGCTCAAGAACGAGCTGCAGGACATCGACTCGTACGCGCGCAACATCAACGTGAACGACCCGCAGGAAGTCATGTTCACCGAGGTCTTCCGTCGGTACACGAACGACCTGCGCCGGGCGAACGCCTTCGACTTCGACGACCTCATCGGCCAGACCGTCTTCCTGTTCCGGGCGTTCCCCGAGGTCGCCGCGCTCTACCAGCGGCGCTTCCGCTTCATCCTGGTCGACGAGTACCAGGACACCAACCACGCGCAGTACTCCCTGATCCGCGAGCTCACCCGTCCGGTGCCGGTCGAGCAGGTCGACAAGCTCGAGGACTCCGGTCAGCACGTCGCCCGCATGCGCGAGCGCGACGGGTCGATCGCCGGAGCGTCGCTGACCGTCGTCGGCGACTCGGACCAGTCGATCTACGCGTTCCGCGGGGCCGACATCCGCAACATCGTCGAGTTCGAGCGCGACTTCCCGAACTCCAAGGTGATCCTGCTCGAGCAGAACTACCGCTCGACGCAGACCATCCTCGACGCCGCGAACGCTGTCATCGCGAACAACTTCGACCGTCAGGCGAAGAACCTGTTCACCGACGTCGGCGCGGGCGAGAAGATCGTCGGCTTCACCGGGTACACCGGCCACGACGAGGCCCAGTTCGTCGCCGACGAGATCCAGCGCCTGCGCGAGGACGGCATGGACTACCGCGACATGGCGGTGTTCTACCGGACGAACTCGCAGACCCGTGCGCTCGAGGAGATCTTCATCCGCGCCGCGATCCCGTACCGGGTGCTCGGCGGCACGAAGTTCTACGAGCGCGCCGAGATCAAGGACGCCATGGCGTACCTGATCACCGTGGCGAACCCCGCCGACCCGATGGCGCTCCGTCGTGTGCTCAACGTGCCGAAGCGCGGCATCGGCTCCGTCACCGAGACGACCCTGCAGCGCTACGCCGACGAGCACGAGACCACGATGCGCGACGCCCTGCGGCACGCGGGCGAGCTCGGCTTCGGGCCGAAGGTGCGGAACGCCATCACCGAGTTCGCGGCGCTGCTGGACTCCGTGTCCGAGAAGGCCCCGACGCAGCCGGTCGTCGACACCTTGACCCAGCTGCTCGACGGCTCCCACCTGCTCGAGAACCTGCGGAAGTCGCCCGACGCGCAGGACGCTGCCCGAGCCGACAACATCGACGAGCTCGTGGCGGTGACGCGCGAGTTCCAGAAGAACAACCCCGAGGGCACCCTGACGGACTTCCTGACCGAGGTCTCGTTGGTCGCGGCGGCGGACGAGCTCGACGACTCGTCCGGCACCGTGTCGCTCATGACACTGCACACGGCCAAGGGGCTGGAGTACGAGGCCGTGTTCCTGACCGGGGTCGAGGAAGACCTGCTGCCGCACCGGATGTCCGCGAACGAGCCGGGTGGTCCCTCGGAGGAACGCCGGTTGTTCTACGTCGGCATCACCCGCGCGAAGAAGGTCCTGTTCCTGTCGCTGGCGATGACCCGCGCCCAGTTCGGTGACGTCAACGTCGCCATGCCGTCGCGCTTCCTGCAGGAGATCCCCGAGGGGCTCATCGAGTGGAAGCAGTCGCCGGGCATGGCGAACAGCCGTGGTGGCACGCAGCCCCGTGCGCTCAACGCGAAGCGCGAGGGCGGCATCGGCGGGGGTGGTGGTGGCTACCGCGGAGGCGGTGGCTGGGGCGGTGGCTCGTACGACCGCGCGGCCGCTGCGTCGAAGACCCGCCCGAAGACCGAGTGGGCGAACCGGGTATCCGGCCAGGTCCGCGACAACGGCGACATGGAACTCGTCGCCGGCGACCGGATCAAGCACGTCGACTTCGGCGAGGGCACCGTCTCGGCGGTGACCGGCCAGGGCGCGAAGCGCATCGCCGAGATCGCGTTCGACTCCGCGGGCCGCAAGAAGCTGCTCATCAAGATCGCGCCGATCGAGAAGCTCTAG
- a CDS encoding TrkA C-terminal domain-containing protein — translation MVDVHRVKLPGVGVLHSFYTDDGGKCGVITHRSGHSDLISFADVSDGADKSEKVSLRLSEGEAHTLAELLGGTRITEGLDKLDEIPGLSIDWFSVDYDDAIAGKPLGDLHDSGFIGLTVVAVVRGDSANPAPSPDFVVFPGDTIVVAGSPEKVAKAFSFYRSGELAAASAEAPRKS, via the coding sequence ATGGTCGACGTCCATCGCGTCAAACTCCCCGGAGTCGGCGTGCTGCACAGCTTCTACACCGACGACGGTGGCAAGTGCGGTGTCATCACGCACCGGTCGGGTCACTCCGACCTCATCTCGTTCGCCGACGTCTCCGACGGCGCGGACAAGTCCGAGAAGGTCTCGCTGCGCCTCAGCGAGGGCGAGGCGCACACCCTCGCCGAACTCCTGGGTGGCACCCGGATCACCGAGGGCCTCGACAAGCTCGACGAGATCCCCGGGCTGTCCATCGACTGGTTCTCGGTCGACTACGACGACGCGATCGCCGGCAAGCCGCTCGGCGACCTGCACGACTCCGGCTTCATCGGCCTGACCGTCGTGGCCGTCGTCCGTGGCGACAGCGCCAACCCGGCACCCTCGCCGGACTTCGTCGTCTTCCCCGGTGACACGATCGTCGTCGCCGGTTCCCCCGAGAAGGTCGCCAAGGCCTTCTCCTTCTACCGCAGCGGAGAGCTTGCGGCCGCATCGGCCGAGGCCCCGCGGAAGAGCTAA
- a CDS encoding SURF1 family cytochrome oxidase biogenesis protein yields MWAVARRPRWIALLLLALVLAAVFAGLGKWQLERSIANGKPLPATTETRKTLEAVTAPEEPASETIAGQRVTVTGTFVAGDTTILTGRTGGGTYQTVGHLVDSDGGASLPVVIGWSDQRSAAVAGGDRLADGQTLTVQGRYYPAESPDQDTYKQAEYSAVAPARFVNTWKAFDDRMYLGYVVADGATAQAADLGTIADRAPSREVQFDWLNLFYAIEWVVFAGFAVFLWYRFVKDAWEREEEERREAALSVDGALADRR; encoded by the coding sequence ATGTGGGCCGTTGCCCGACGACCGAGGTGGATCGCGCTGCTGTTGCTGGCGCTCGTGCTCGCGGCGGTGTTCGCCGGGCTGGGCAAGTGGCAGCTGGAGCGGAGCATCGCCAACGGCAAGCCGCTGCCGGCGACCACCGAGACCCGCAAGACGCTCGAGGCGGTCACCGCCCCGGAAGAACCCGCGAGCGAGACCATCGCCGGCCAGCGGGTCACCGTCACCGGCACGTTCGTCGCCGGTGACACCACGATCCTGACCGGCCGCACCGGGGGTGGGACGTACCAGACCGTGGGTCACCTGGTGGACTCGGATGGTGGGGCGAGCCTCCCGGTCGTCATCGGGTGGTCCGACCAGCGGTCGGCCGCCGTCGCCGGTGGTGACCGCCTGGCGGACGGGCAGACGCTCACGGTGCAGGGCCGGTACTACCCCGCCGAGTCGCCCGACCAGGACACCTACAAGCAGGCGGAGTACTCCGCCGTGGCGCCCGCGCGCTTCGTGAACACGTGGAAGGCGTTCGACGACCGGATGTACCTCGGGTACGTCGTCGCCGACGGTGCCACCGCGCAGGCCGCCGACCTCGGCACCATCGCCGACCGGGCACCGTCGCGCGAGGTCCAGTTCGACTGGCTGAACCTGTTCTACGCGATCGAGTGGGTCGTCTTCGCCGGCTTCGCGGTGTTCCTCTGGTACCGGTTCGTGAAGGACGCCTGGGAGCGCGAGGAAGAGGAGCGGCGTGAGGCTGCCCTCAGCGTCGACGGGGCCCTTGCGGACCGACGGTAG
- a CDS encoding cation:proton antiporter, which translates to MHLGGELLTIGVLFVIAYVLGRLGKTIGLPAIPIYMIVGLIASPHTPWIGLNVESHTIELIATFGLILLLFNLGLEFDQEEFYGNAGKLLVSGGTYVVINMGVGFAFGFSLGWGTREALIIAGMTATSSSAIVTKLLIELRRLANDETPMILGVTVIEDVFIAIYLAIVSVVLSGDTNAWAVVGKLALAFGFLIVMFTLARFAGKWVSKIFATRDDELFTVLFFGLAVMFGGIGDLLGVTDAIGAFVIGLLCGATRYRDRIEQLALPMRDVFAAFFFVNFGLGLDLSTFGEVLWPVLGAIGMTVVLNAVAGQIVARMNGFNVQQGINTAVILVNRGEFALILATLSAAAGLEARITAFAGLYVLVMAILGPLLAVNSERIGRLVVRPARLARLRGRLGGRRAVAAAAAAEAAEAEEAEAASAAAVRRAERDRQFAEEFALVEAAGRDEQENGSPEATDEPVTSPVEIPTERPERPVRQRDPEY; encoded by the coding sequence ATGCACCTGGGCGGTGAACTGCTCACCATCGGTGTGCTGTTCGTCATCGCCTACGTGCTCGGGCGGCTCGGCAAGACCATCGGTCTGCCGGCGATCCCGATCTACATGATCGTCGGGCTCATCGCGAGTCCGCACACGCCGTGGATCGGCCTGAACGTCGAGTCGCACACGATCGAGCTCATCGCGACGTTCGGGCTCATCCTGCTGCTGTTCAACCTCGGGTTGGAGTTCGACCAAGAGGAGTTCTACGGCAACGCCGGCAAACTCCTCGTGTCGGGCGGCACCTACGTCGTCATCAACATGGGAGTCGGGTTCGCGTTCGGGTTCTCGCTCGGCTGGGGCACCCGGGAAGCCCTGATCATCGCCGGCATGACGGCCACCTCGTCGAGCGCGATCGTCACGAAGCTCCTCATCGAGCTGCGACGACTCGCGAACGACGAGACCCCGATGATCCTGGGCGTCACGGTCATCGAGGACGTCTTCATCGCCATCTACCTGGCGATCGTGTCCGTCGTGCTGTCCGGCGACACCAACGCCTGGGCGGTCGTCGGCAAGCTCGCGCTCGCGTTCGGCTTCCTCATCGTGATGTTCACGCTCGCCCGGTTCGCCGGCAAGTGGGTCTCGAAGATCTTCGCGACGCGTGACGACGAACTGTTCACGGTGCTGTTCTTCGGGCTCGCCGTCATGTTCGGTGGCATCGGCGACCTGCTCGGCGTCACCGACGCCATCGGCGCGTTCGTCATCGGTCTGCTCTGCGGCGCCACCCGGTACCGCGACCGCATCGAGCAGCTCGCACTGCCGATGCGCGACGTCTTCGCCGCGTTCTTCTTCGTGAACTTCGGCCTCGGCCTCGACCTGTCGACCTTCGGCGAGGTGCTCTGGCCGGTCCTCGGTGCGATCGGCATGACGGTCGTGCTCAACGCGGTCGCCGGGCAGATCGTCGCGCGCATGAACGGGTTCAACGTCCAGCAGGGGATCAACACCGCCGTCATCCTGGTGAACCGTGGCGAATTCGCGCTGATCCTCGCGACGCTCTCGGCTGCCGCCGGACTGGAGGCCCGGATCACCGCCTTCGCGGGCCTCTACGTCCTCGTCATGGCGATCCTCGGGCCGCTGCTCGCGGTGAACTCGGAGCGGATCGGCCGCCTCGTGGTGCGCCCCGCCCGCCTCGCCCGCCTGCGCGGGCGACTCGGCGGCCGCCGAGCGGTCGCCGCGGCTGCCGCCGCCGAGGCGGCTGAGGCCGAGGAAGCCGAAGCAGCGTCCGCCGCAGCCGTCCGACGTGCCGAGCGGGACCGCCAGTTCGCGGAGGAGTTCGCGCTCGTGGAGGCCGCTGGCAGGGACGAGCAGGAGAATGGGTCACCGGAGGCGACCGACGAACCCGTCACGTCGCCCGTCGAGATCCCCACCGAGCGCCCCGAGCGTCCGGTCCGACAGCGCGATCCGGAGTACTGA
- a CDS encoding DUF3817 domain-containing protein produces the protein MALTVRTRDIPKIPGAVKWYRVSAYITGVLLLALVIEVIIKYTPLQLEMQLGNGPFFVPNGTAGEAPGTFNLSIAILIAHGWLYVLYLFTDFRLWSIMRWKPSRFLLIALGGIIPFMSFVVEHRMQQKAMDTYHELIAAQQREKEAAR, from the coding sequence ATGGCCTTGACCGTCCGAACCCGCGACATCCCGAAGATCCCGGGTGCGGTGAAGTGGTACCGCGTCTCCGCGTACATCACCGGTGTGCTGCTGCTGGCCCTCGTGATCGAGGTCATCATCAAGTACACACCGCTCCAGCTCGAGATGCAGCTCGGCAACGGCCCGTTCTTCGTGCCGAACGGCACGGCCGGCGAAGCACCCGGCACGTTCAACCTGTCGATCGCGATCCTCATCGCGCACGGCTGGCTGTACGTCCTCTACCTCTTCACGGACTTCCGTCTGTGGAGCATCATGCGCTGGAAGCCCTCCCGCTTCCTGCTCATCGCCCTCGGTGGCATCATCCCGTTCATGTCCTTCGTGGTCGAACACCGCATGCAGCAGAAGGCCATGGACACCTACCACGAGCTGATCGCTGCCCAGCAGCGTGAGAAGGAGGCCGCTCGGTGA
- a CDS encoding Bax inhibitor-1/YccA family protein encodes MAFKPGFDQSPAFNAQGPNTWGGRGAGQQQAGWGQTPQQAQGGMTPEQLQYMYDRPAASTVDTDRMSYEDTIVKTLLAFGVLLVGAVAGWNLPPIVWIVGAIVGFVLALVNTFKKKPSPGLILTYAFFEGLFVGGISNFFEYNFTQTGGIVAQAVFGTLGVFAVTLLLFLSGKVRATPKATRFFLIAIVGYMAFSLVNLVLMWTGVTQSAFGLMGVTLFGIPLGVLIGIFVVVMAAYSLILDFDQIKTGVQRGAPKIYAWTAAFGLIVTLVWLYLEILRILAIVASSARN; translated from the coding sequence ATGGCCTTCAAGCCCGGTTTCGACCAGTCCCCCGCCTTCAACGCCCAGGGACCCAACACCTGGGGCGGGCGCGGCGCTGGTCAGCAGCAGGCCGGCTGGGGACAGACCCCGCAGCAGGCACAGGGCGGGATGACCCCCGAGCAGCTGCAGTACATGTACGACCGCCCGGCGGCATCGACGGTCGACACCGACCGCATGTCGTACGAGGACACCATCGTCAAGACGCTGCTCGCCTTCGGCGTGCTGCTCGTCGGTGCGGTGGCCGGTTGGAACCTGCCCCCGATCGTGTGGATCGTCGGCGCGATCGTCGGGTTCGTCCTGGCGCTCGTGAACACCTTCAAGAAGAAGCCGTCGCCGGGTCTGATCCTGACGTACGCGTTCTTCGAGGGGCTCTTCGTCGGCGGGATCTCGAACTTCTTCGAGTACAACTTCACGCAGACTGGCGGCATCGTCGCCCAGGCCGTGTTCGGCACCCTCGGGGTGTTCGCGGTCACGCTGCTCCTGTTCCTGTCGGGCAAGGTCCGTGCGACCCCGAAGGCCACCCGCTTCTTCCTCATCGCGATTGTCGGGTACATGGCGTTCTCGCTCGTGAACCTCGTCCTGATGTGGACCGGTGTGACCCAGAGCGCCTTCGGCCTCATGGGTGTGACGTTGTTCGGTATCCCGCTCGGCGTCCTCATCGGCATCTTCGTCGTGGTCATGGCGGCGTACTCGCTGATCCTCGACTTCGACCAGATCAAGACCGGTGTCCAGCGCGGCGCCCCGAAGATCTACGCGTGGACCGCCGCGTTCGGCCTCATCGTGACGCTCGTCTGGCTGTACCTCGAGATCCTGCGCATCCTCGCCATCGTCGCGAGCAGCGCACGCAACTAG
- the guaA gene encoding glutamine-hydrolyzing GMP synthase → MSETEQRPVLVVDFGAQYAQLIARRVREANVYSEIVPHSITAEEIRAKDPAAIVLSGGPSSVYEEGAPSLDGDILDLGVPVLGICYGFQAMATALGGEVANTGLREYGATSVDVSGTDSVLLGGQPGSQVTWMSHGDSVAKAPEGFEVLASSASTPVAAFASDERKLYGVQWHPEVKHSEHGQAVLENFLHRAAGLPGDWNSSNVIDEQVARIQAQVGSNRVIAGLSGGVDSAVAAAIVHKAVGDQLTCVFVDHGLLRADERKQVEEDYVASTGVRLITIDAEQQFLDALAGVSDPEQKRKIIGREFIRTFEAAAEALVLEARGDGDDGEVKFLVQGTLYPDVVESGGGAGTANIKSHHNVGGLPEDMTFELVEPLRALFKDEVRAVGRELGLPEVIVGRQPFPGPGLGIRIVGSVDKQRLELLRAADKIAREELSAAGLDGEIWQCPVVLLADVRSVGVQGDGRTYGHPIVLRPVSSEDAMTADWTRLPYDVLAKISNRITNEVPDVNRVVLDVTSKPPGTIEWE, encoded by the coding sequence GTGAGCGAGACCGAACAGCGTCCCGTCCTCGTCGTCGACTTCGGGGCCCAGTACGCGCAGCTCATCGCGCGTCGGGTCCGTGAAGCGAACGTCTACAGCGAGATCGTCCCGCACTCCATCACGGCGGAGGAGATCCGCGCGAAGGACCCCGCAGCCATCGTGCTGTCCGGTGGGCCGTCGTCCGTGTACGAAGAAGGTGCACCGTCCCTCGACGGCGACATCCTCGACCTCGGCGTCCCCGTGCTCGGCATCTGCTACGGCTTCCAGGCCATGGCGACCGCCCTCGGTGGCGAGGTCGCGAACACCGGCCTGCGTGAGTACGGCGCGACGTCCGTCGACGTCAGCGGGACCGACAGCGTCCTGCTCGGTGGCCAGCCCGGGTCCCAGGTCACGTGGATGTCGCACGGCGACTCCGTGGCGAAGGCCCCCGAGGGCTTCGAGGTCCTCGCGTCGAGCGCGTCGACCCCCGTCGCGGCCTTCGCGTCCGACGAGCGCAAGCTCTACGGCGTGCAGTGGCACCCCGAGGTGAAGCACTCCGAGCACGGCCAGGCCGTCCTCGAGAACTTCCTGCACCGCGCCGCCGGTCTGCCCGGCGACTGGAACTCGAGCAACGTCATCGACGAGCAGGTCGCCCGGATCCAGGCCCAGGTCGGATCGAACCGCGTGATCGCCGGCCTGTCCGGCGGTGTCGACTCCGCCGTCGCCGCAGCCATCGTGCACAAGGCCGTCGGTGACCAGCTCACCTGCGTGTTCGTCGACCACGGGCTCCTCCGCGCCGACGAGCGCAAGCAGGTGGAAGAGGACTACGTCGCCTCCACCGGTGTCCGGCTCATCACGATCGATGCCGAGCAGCAGTTCCTCGACGCCCTCGCCGGCGTGAGCGACCCCGAGCAGAAGCGCAAGATCATCGGGCGCGAGTTCATCCGCACGTTCGAGGCCGCGGCCGAGGCACTCGTGCTCGAGGCGCGTGGGGACGGTGACGACGGCGAGGTCAAGTTCCTCGTGCAGGGCACCCTCTACCCCGACGTCGTCGAGTCCGGCGGCGGAGCGGGTACTGCGAACATCAAGTCGCACCACAACGTGGGCGGCCTGCCCGAGGACATGACCTTCGAACTCGTCGAGCCGCTCCGTGCGCTCTTCAAGGACGAGGTCCGCGCCGTCGGTCGCGAGCTCGGTCTGCCCGAGGTCATCGTCGGCCGCCAGCCGTTCCCCGGACCGGGGCTCGGCATCCGCATCGTGGGTTCGGTCGACAAGCAGCGACTCGAGCTGCTCCGTGCCGCCGACAAGATCGCGCGCGAGGAACTCTCCGCAGCGGGCCTCGACGGGGAGATCTGGCAGTGCCCGGTCGTCCTGCTCGCCGACGTCCGCTCCGTGGGTGTCCAGGGTGACGGCCGCACGTACGGGCACCCGATCGTGCTCCGTCCGGTCTCGTCCGAGGACGCCATGACCGCGGACTGGACGCGCCTGCCGTACGACGTGCTCGCGAAGATCTCGAACCGCATCACGAACGAGGTGCCCGACGTCAACCGAGTCGTGCTCGACGTCACGTCGAAGCCGCCGGGGACGATCGAGTGGGAGTGA